The uncultured Eubacteriales bacterium region TGGAGGAGTTTAAGTGTCACAAACTGAGAATGGCATCAAAAAGTATAGCTTGCCGATGTCTGTCATCTGTGGTTTCATGCTCTCGATGGGCGCGATCCACATGGATACCATCAACTGGACCCTGCCTAAGATCGCGCAGGACCTGTCCAGCGGCAACAGCACCCTCATGGTCACTTCCGGCTTTTTCTATGGCATGATGATCGGCCATGTTCTGGTCGGCCCTATCTCCGATATGATCGGAAAGAAAAAGACCATGCTGCTGGGCTTTTTCATCTGCATCGTGGGCGCCATCATTGGCGCCAACTCCACCAGCCTGAGCGGGCTCATCGTCGCCCGCATGGTGCAGGGCCTGGGCGGAGCCGCCACCTCTAACGCTGCCCGCGCGGTGGGCGGCGACGCAGGCAAGGGCAAGGCCAGCGCCTTCGCCCTCACCTTCATGCAGATATTCTCCGGAGCGATCCCCATCATCCTGCCCCTGTCCGGCAAGTGGGTAGGCAACACCTGGGGCTGGCCCTCTATCTTCTGGCTGCAGGCCATCATCTGCGCTATCCTGTGTGTGCTCATGCTGATCTTCGTGGAGGAGACCTCCACCACCATGGGCAAGGGCTGCTTCCAGAGAATGGTTCGTGACTTCAAGAGCTG contains the following coding sequences:
- a CDS encoding conserved membrane hypothetical protein (Evidence 4 : Homologs of previously reported genes of unknown function), whose product is MSQTENGIKKYSLPMSVICGFMLSMGAIHMDTINWTLPKIAQDLSSGNSTLMVTSGFFYGMMIGHVLVGPISDMIGKKKTMLLGFFICIVGAIIGANSTSLSGLIVARMVQGLGGAATSNAARAVGGDAGKGKASAFALTFMQIFSGAIPIILPLSGKWVGNTWGWPSIFWLQAIICAILCVLMLIFVEETSTTMGKGCFQRMVRDFKSCMLSPEYLMFAFCFAFNMALFFCYTGSASFAMVTELGMDNNAYANMYAINAAVMVPGAMLGRFLAKRTKPQTTIRVFNVLQAAVAIIISVLFMTHAASYQLLQFVWWVFPFIQGITLPTALALGLNASGNITGSGAAFMGFVQYVFSSITTTMLASIKATGSIGSVIGWIMTACAILSFVCCTAGIKLLKKRNPDAVA